The proteins below come from a single Takifugu flavidus isolate HTHZ2018 chromosome 6, ASM371156v2, whole genome shotgun sequence genomic window:
- the LOC130527292 gene encoding trafficking kinesin-binding protein 1-like isoform X1: protein MDGGEVEDSFAVMEVWSSSETEEEEEDRTTSSFVEESLVEERACHISNINNNKNKESLCREVSQVLCSERVDQVTKTYHDIKAVTHLLEEKERDLELAARIGQSLLKQNQELTTRNEMLDEQLETSKEEIAQLRHELSMRDDLLQFYASTEELENAESHSPIKRNESCSSLSSFIHYDFLQQKLKGLEDENRKLRLEASELTTETTQYEEQEQELMMVCVEELSSLNKQVVNLSEELAKKVEDSLRQQEEISSLLAQIVDLQARCKVLTRENEDLNQSLNSSREGNLNLTLELKDLQDKYSECEDMLHEAHQDIKNLRNKSLPNSTVQRYTALTSVLPMDSLAAEIEGTFRKGLDNPAPSEYRNHPWRVFETVKVVNKAVRQRSLCHSPGLPGSSPLSTHSSCTSTPKTSYYGSLDNSSQRLEDKPSCSNTQKEDNGGAKRLGQPGTPGGHDLEAALRSLSARQQNHSSERPFFDVERERKLHALASKCDEAECSSGLLTPNDSLVSSPAPSTGTNYSNGSPPHSCDSSGGSRSYLPDRLQIVKPLEGSVTLHQWQQLAKPNLGGILHPRPGVLTKDFRELEVDIQHVYSLNDLEEDEPDLSNLSEVHGLVSSSGFNLPQTSPTHTITTCHVHRPSPLIPSFSTSLRSYSLPPYWNCQLLSASLPSHQQHMGPYFTPSSLGLLQLLQECGISASPHPQYNLNSNQRTDASSSKKRHDARRLSSDTEETQNLFSLNLVEKLQSLGLHRVAARGMSGHSDAEHQKQKPAEVRTIDQKL from the exons ATGgacggaggagaggtggaggacagtTTTGCTGTTATGGAAGTATGGAGCTCCTctgaaacagaggaggaggaagaggacagaacCACATCCAGCTTTGTTGAGGAAagcctggtggaggagagggcaTGCCACATCAgcaatataaataataataaaaataaggaAAGTCTTTGCCGAGAGGTGTCACAGG TGCTGTGTTCAGAGAGAGTTGACCAAGTCACCAAGACGTATCATGACATCAAGGCTGTCACCCACCTGCTGGAAGAG AAGGAGCGAGATCTTGAGTTGGCCGCACGCATCGGCCAGTCCCTTCTGAAGCAGAATCAAGAACTAACGACACGGAATGAAATGTTGGATGAACAGTTGGAAACTTCAAAAGAAGAG ATTGCCCAACTTCGCCACGAGCTGTCAATGAGAGATGACCTTCTTCAGTTCTATGCCAGCACTGAGGAGCTTGAGAATGCTGAGTCCCATTCTCC AATAAAACGAAATGAATCATGCAGCTCTCTGAGCAGCTTCATCCACTATGACTTTCTGCAACAGAAGCTGAAGGGTTTAGAAGATGAGAACCGCAAACTCCGGTTAGAG GCCAGCGAGCTCACAACAGAAACAACTCAGTATGAAGAGCAAGAACAGGAGctgatgatggtgtgtgtggaggaacTTT CCTCCTTGAATAAGCAGGTGGTCAACCTGTCAGAGGAGCTGGCCAAAAAAGTGGAAGACTCTCTCCGACAACAGGAGGAGATCAGTTCTCTGCTCGCTCAAATTGTTGACCTCCAGGCCCGTTGCAAAGTG CTCACACGTGAGAATGAGGATTTGAACCAAAGCCTGAATTCTTCCCGTGAGGGCAATTTGAATCTGACATTAGAG CTCaaggacctgcaggacaaatACTCAGAGTGTGAGGACATGCTCCACGAGGCCCACCAGGACATTAAGAACCTGCGTAATAAGAGCTTACCGAACAGCACCGTGCAGCGGTACACTGCCCTCACCTCCGTTCTCCCCATGGACTCACTGGCAGCTGAGATAGAAGGAACCTTTCGCAAAGGCTTGGACAATCCTGCTCCCTCGGAGTACAG GAACCATCCATGGCGTGTATTTGAAACTGTTAAGGTGGTGAATAAGGCTGTGAGGCAGCGGTCCCTCTGTCACTCCCCGGGGCTTCCCGGCTCAAGCCCACTGTCCACTCACTCCAGTTGTACCAGCACCCCCAAAACCAGCTACTATGGTAGCTTAGATAACAGCAGCCAGAGACTGGAGGACAAGCCCAGCTGCAGCAACACTCAGAAAGAAGACAATGG TGGAGCGAAGCGTCTGGGCCAGCCAGGAACACCGGGAGGTCATGATCTGGAAGCAGCCTTACGCAGTCTGTCAGCCCGTCAACAGAACCACTCATCTGAACGCCCCTTCTTTGATGTGGAGCGTGAGCGAAAGCTCCACGCCTTGGCATCAAAGTGTGATGAAGCTGAGTGTTCCAGTGGTTTGCTAACACCAAATGACAGCCTGGTCTCCAGCCCAGCACCATCAACAGGAACCAACTACTCCAACGGCAGTCCTCCACACTCCTGTGATTCTTCCGGAGGATCCAGGTCCTACCTGCCGGACCGTCTACAAATTGTGAAACCGCTGGAGG GTTCAGTGACACTGCACCAGTGGCAGCAGTTGGCAAAACCAAATCTGGGGGGCATCTTACATCCACGTCCAGGTGTCCTCACTAAAGACTTCAGGGAGCTCGAGGTCGATATTCAGCACGTTTACAGCCTAAACGACTTGGAGGAGGATGAACCGGACCTGTCCAATCTCTCTGAAGTGCATGGGCTGG tctcctcatcTGGCTTCAACCTCCCTCAGACCTCCCCCACACATACAATTACCACCTGCCATGTCCACCGACCCTCCCCCCTCATTCCCTCTTTCTCCACTAG CCTTCGCTCTTACAGCCTGCCACCTTATTGGAACTGTCAGCTCCTGAGTGCTTCCTTACCGTCCCACCAACAACACATGGGTCCATATTTCACCCCTTCATCACTGGGActtttgcagctgctgcaggaatgtGGCATCTCAGCATCTCCTCATCCCCAATATAACCTCAACTCCAACCAAAGGACAGATGCTTCGAGCTCCAAAAAGAGACACGATGCCAGACGCTTGTCTTCAGACACAGAAGAAACACAGAACCTGTTCAGTTTGAACTTGGTGGAAAAACTACAAAGTTTGGGGCTGCACAGGGTGGCTGCACGGGGAATGTCAGGCCACAGTGATGCAGAGCACCAGAAACAGAAGCCTGCTGAGGTTAGGACAATTGATCAGAAACTGTGA
- the LOC130527292 gene encoding trafficking kinesin-binding protein 1-like isoform X3, with amino-acid sequence MDGGEVEDSFAVMEVWSSSETEEEEEDRTTSSFVEESLVEERACHISNINNNKNKESLCREVSQVLCSERVDQVTKTYHDIKAVTHLLEEKERDLELAARIGQSLLKQNQELTTRNEMLDEQLETSKEEIAQLRHELSMRDDLLQFYASTEELENAESHSPIKRNESCSSLSSFIHYDFLQQKLKGLEDENRKLRLEASELTTETTQYEEQEQELMMVCVEELSSLNKQVVNLSEELAKKVEDSLRQQEEISSLLAQIVDLQARCKVLTRENEDLNQSLNSSREGNLNLTLELKDLQDKYSECEDMLHEAHQDIKNLRNKSLPNSTVQRYTALTSVLPMDSLAAEIEGTFRKGLDNPAPSEYRNHPWRVFETVKVVNKAVRQRSLCHSPGLPGSSPLSTHSSCTSTPKTSYYGSLDNSSQRLEDKPSCSNTQKEDNGGAKRLGQPGTPGGHDLEAALRSLSARQQNHSSERPFFDVERERKLHALASKCDEAECSSGLLTPNDSLVSSPAPSTGTNYSNGSPPHSCDSSGGSRSYLPDRLQIVKPLEGSVTLHQWQQLAKPNLGGILHPRPGVLTKDFRELEVDIQHVYSLNDLEEDEPDLSNLSEVHGLAFALTACHLIGTVSS; translated from the exons ATGgacggaggagaggtggaggacagtTTTGCTGTTATGGAAGTATGGAGCTCCTctgaaacagaggaggaggaagaggacagaacCACATCCAGCTTTGTTGAGGAAagcctggtggaggagagggcaTGCCACATCAgcaatataaataataataaaaataaggaAAGTCTTTGCCGAGAGGTGTCACAGG TGCTGTGTTCAGAGAGAGTTGACCAAGTCACCAAGACGTATCATGACATCAAGGCTGTCACCCACCTGCTGGAAGAG AAGGAGCGAGATCTTGAGTTGGCCGCACGCATCGGCCAGTCCCTTCTGAAGCAGAATCAAGAACTAACGACACGGAATGAAATGTTGGATGAACAGTTGGAAACTTCAAAAGAAGAG ATTGCCCAACTTCGCCACGAGCTGTCAATGAGAGATGACCTTCTTCAGTTCTATGCCAGCACTGAGGAGCTTGAGAATGCTGAGTCCCATTCTCC AATAAAACGAAATGAATCATGCAGCTCTCTGAGCAGCTTCATCCACTATGACTTTCTGCAACAGAAGCTGAAGGGTTTAGAAGATGAGAACCGCAAACTCCGGTTAGAG GCCAGCGAGCTCACAACAGAAACAACTCAGTATGAAGAGCAAGAACAGGAGctgatgatggtgtgtgtggaggaacTTT CCTCCTTGAATAAGCAGGTGGTCAACCTGTCAGAGGAGCTGGCCAAAAAAGTGGAAGACTCTCTCCGACAACAGGAGGAGATCAGTTCTCTGCTCGCTCAAATTGTTGACCTCCAGGCCCGTTGCAAAGTG CTCACACGTGAGAATGAGGATTTGAACCAAAGCCTGAATTCTTCCCGTGAGGGCAATTTGAATCTGACATTAGAG CTCaaggacctgcaggacaaatACTCAGAGTGTGAGGACATGCTCCACGAGGCCCACCAGGACATTAAGAACCTGCGTAATAAGAGCTTACCGAACAGCACCGTGCAGCGGTACACTGCCCTCACCTCCGTTCTCCCCATGGACTCACTGGCAGCTGAGATAGAAGGAACCTTTCGCAAAGGCTTGGACAATCCTGCTCCCTCGGAGTACAG GAACCATCCATGGCGTGTATTTGAAACTGTTAAGGTGGTGAATAAGGCTGTGAGGCAGCGGTCCCTCTGTCACTCCCCGGGGCTTCCCGGCTCAAGCCCACTGTCCACTCACTCCAGTTGTACCAGCACCCCCAAAACCAGCTACTATGGTAGCTTAGATAACAGCAGCCAGAGACTGGAGGACAAGCCCAGCTGCAGCAACACTCAGAAAGAAGACAATGG TGGAGCGAAGCGTCTGGGCCAGCCAGGAACACCGGGAGGTCATGATCTGGAAGCAGCCTTACGCAGTCTGTCAGCCCGTCAACAGAACCACTCATCTGAACGCCCCTTCTTTGATGTGGAGCGTGAGCGAAAGCTCCACGCCTTGGCATCAAAGTGTGATGAAGCTGAGTGTTCCAGTGGTTTGCTAACACCAAATGACAGCCTGGTCTCCAGCCCAGCACCATCAACAGGAACCAACTACTCCAACGGCAGTCCTCCACACTCCTGTGATTCTTCCGGAGGATCCAGGTCCTACCTGCCGGACCGTCTACAAATTGTGAAACCGCTGGAGG GTTCAGTGACACTGCACCAGTGGCAGCAGTTGGCAAAACCAAATCTGGGGGGCATCTTACATCCACGTCCAGGTGTCCTCACTAAAGACTTCAGGGAGCTCGAGGTCGATATTCAGCACGTTTACAGCCTAAACGACTTGGAGGAGGATGAACCGGACCTGTCCAATCTCTCTGAAGTGCATGGGCTGG CCTTCGCTCTTACAGCCTGCCACCTTATTGGAACTGTCAGCTCCTGA
- the LOC130527343 gene encoding stromal interaction molecule 2-like, which produces MLPLLGYFSMAAICIIAQGADFQASISPSGVAAIDQADLCMLVSPPCMSEADRYSLEALQNIHQMMDDDKDGGIEVEESVEVGASQSPLNLWDTFVCVLNVDIYASRRPNG; this is translated from the exons ATGTTGCCTCTGTTGGGCTACTTTTCTATGGCTGCAATTTGCATTATTGCCCAAGGTGCCGACTTCCAGGCTTCGATCTCTCCCAGTGGAGTTGCCGCCATCGACCAGGCGG ATCTGTGCATGCTGGTGAGCCCCCCGTGCATGAGTGAGGCCGATCGCTACAGCCTGGAGGCCCTGCAGAACATCCAccagatgatggatgatgacaAAGACGGTGGGATCGAGGTGGAGGAGAGCGTGGAGGTAGGAGCCAGCCAGTCTCCCTTAAATCTTTGGGACACGTTCGTCTGCGTTTTAAATGTCGATATTTATGCAAGCAGAAGACCGAACGGGTAA
- the LOC130527292 gene encoding trafficking kinesin-binding protein 1-like isoform X2, with protein sequence MDGGEVEDSFAVMEVWSSSETEEEEEDRTTSSFVEESLVEERACHISNINNNKNKESLCREVSQVLCSERVDQVTKTYHDIKAVTHLLEEERDLELAARIGQSLLKQNQELTTRNEMLDEQLETSKEEIAQLRHELSMRDDLLQFYASTEELENAESHSPIKRNESCSSLSSFIHYDFLQQKLKGLEDENRKLRLEASELTTETTQYEEQEQELMMVCVEELSSLNKQVVNLSEELAKKVEDSLRQQEEISSLLAQIVDLQARCKVLTRENEDLNQSLNSSREGNLNLTLELKDLQDKYSECEDMLHEAHQDIKNLRNKSLPNSTVQRYTALTSVLPMDSLAAEIEGTFRKGLDNPAPSEYRNHPWRVFETVKVVNKAVRQRSLCHSPGLPGSSPLSTHSSCTSTPKTSYYGSLDNSSQRLEDKPSCSNTQKEDNGGAKRLGQPGTPGGHDLEAALRSLSARQQNHSSERPFFDVERERKLHALASKCDEAECSSGLLTPNDSLVSSPAPSTGTNYSNGSPPHSCDSSGGSRSYLPDRLQIVKPLEGSVTLHQWQQLAKPNLGGILHPRPGVLTKDFRELEVDIQHVYSLNDLEEDEPDLSNLSEVHGLVSSSGFNLPQTSPTHTITTCHVHRPSPLIPSFSTSLRSYSLPPYWNCQLLSASLPSHQQHMGPYFTPSSLGLLQLLQECGISASPHPQYNLNSNQRTDASSSKKRHDARRLSSDTEETQNLFSLNLVEKLQSLGLHRVAARGMSGHSDAEHQKQKPAEVRTIDQKL encoded by the exons ATGgacggaggagaggtggaggacagtTTTGCTGTTATGGAAGTATGGAGCTCCTctgaaacagaggaggaggaagaggacagaacCACATCCAGCTTTGTTGAGGAAagcctggtggaggagagggcaTGCCACATCAgcaatataaataataataaaaataaggaAAGTCTTTGCCGAGAGGTGTCACAGG TGCTGTGTTCAGAGAGAGTTGACCAAGTCACCAAGACGTATCATGACATCAAGGCTGTCACCCACCTGCTGGAAGAG GAGCGAGATCTTGAGTTGGCCGCACGCATCGGCCAGTCCCTTCTGAAGCAGAATCAAGAACTAACGACACGGAATGAAATGTTGGATGAACAGTTGGAAACTTCAAAAGAAGAG ATTGCCCAACTTCGCCACGAGCTGTCAATGAGAGATGACCTTCTTCAGTTCTATGCCAGCACTGAGGAGCTTGAGAATGCTGAGTCCCATTCTCC AATAAAACGAAATGAATCATGCAGCTCTCTGAGCAGCTTCATCCACTATGACTTTCTGCAACAGAAGCTGAAGGGTTTAGAAGATGAGAACCGCAAACTCCGGTTAGAG GCCAGCGAGCTCACAACAGAAACAACTCAGTATGAAGAGCAAGAACAGGAGctgatgatggtgtgtgtggaggaacTTT CCTCCTTGAATAAGCAGGTGGTCAACCTGTCAGAGGAGCTGGCCAAAAAAGTGGAAGACTCTCTCCGACAACAGGAGGAGATCAGTTCTCTGCTCGCTCAAATTGTTGACCTCCAGGCCCGTTGCAAAGTG CTCACACGTGAGAATGAGGATTTGAACCAAAGCCTGAATTCTTCCCGTGAGGGCAATTTGAATCTGACATTAGAG CTCaaggacctgcaggacaaatACTCAGAGTGTGAGGACATGCTCCACGAGGCCCACCAGGACATTAAGAACCTGCGTAATAAGAGCTTACCGAACAGCACCGTGCAGCGGTACACTGCCCTCACCTCCGTTCTCCCCATGGACTCACTGGCAGCTGAGATAGAAGGAACCTTTCGCAAAGGCTTGGACAATCCTGCTCCCTCGGAGTACAG GAACCATCCATGGCGTGTATTTGAAACTGTTAAGGTGGTGAATAAGGCTGTGAGGCAGCGGTCCCTCTGTCACTCCCCGGGGCTTCCCGGCTCAAGCCCACTGTCCACTCACTCCAGTTGTACCAGCACCCCCAAAACCAGCTACTATGGTAGCTTAGATAACAGCAGCCAGAGACTGGAGGACAAGCCCAGCTGCAGCAACACTCAGAAAGAAGACAATGG TGGAGCGAAGCGTCTGGGCCAGCCAGGAACACCGGGAGGTCATGATCTGGAAGCAGCCTTACGCAGTCTGTCAGCCCGTCAACAGAACCACTCATCTGAACGCCCCTTCTTTGATGTGGAGCGTGAGCGAAAGCTCCACGCCTTGGCATCAAAGTGTGATGAAGCTGAGTGTTCCAGTGGTTTGCTAACACCAAATGACAGCCTGGTCTCCAGCCCAGCACCATCAACAGGAACCAACTACTCCAACGGCAGTCCTCCACACTCCTGTGATTCTTCCGGAGGATCCAGGTCCTACCTGCCGGACCGTCTACAAATTGTGAAACCGCTGGAGG GTTCAGTGACACTGCACCAGTGGCAGCAGTTGGCAAAACCAAATCTGGGGGGCATCTTACATCCACGTCCAGGTGTCCTCACTAAAGACTTCAGGGAGCTCGAGGTCGATATTCAGCACGTTTACAGCCTAAACGACTTGGAGGAGGATGAACCGGACCTGTCCAATCTCTCTGAAGTGCATGGGCTGG tctcctcatcTGGCTTCAACCTCCCTCAGACCTCCCCCACACATACAATTACCACCTGCCATGTCCACCGACCCTCCCCCCTCATTCCCTCTTTCTCCACTAG CCTTCGCTCTTACAGCCTGCCACCTTATTGGAACTGTCAGCTCCTGAGTGCTTCCTTACCGTCCCACCAACAACACATGGGTCCATATTTCACCCCTTCATCACTGGGActtttgcagctgctgcaggaatgtGGCATCTCAGCATCTCCTCATCCCCAATATAACCTCAACTCCAACCAAAGGACAGATGCTTCGAGCTCCAAAAAGAGACACGATGCCAGACGCTTGTCTTCAGACACAGAAGAAACACAGAACCTGTTCAGTTTGAACTTGGTGGAAAAACTACAAAGTTTGGGGCTGCACAGGGTGGCTGCACGGGGAATGTCAGGCCACAGTGATGCAGAGCACCAGAAACAGAAGCCTGCTGAGGTTAGGACAATTGATCAGAAACTGTGA